Proteins encoded by one window of Metamycoplasma subdolum:
- the rplU gene encoding 50S ribosomal protein L21, producing the protein MFAIIETGGKQIIVKPGDTIFIEKVEGKEGDKFTFDKVLAIDGKIGTPYLKNASVSSIIEKQGKAKKIVVYRHNAKSTHKRKLGHRQPYTRVKILEIKG; encoded by the coding sequence ATGTTTGCTATTATCGAAACTGGTGGAAAACAAATAATTGTTAAGCCGGGCGACACAATCTTTATTGAAAAGGTTGAAGGCAAAGAAGGAGATAAATTTACCTTTGATAAAGTATTAGCTATTGATGGTAAAATCGGAACTCCTTACTTAAAAAATGCTTCTGTTTCATCAATTATCGAAAAACAAGGAAAAGCTAAAAAAATCGTTGTTTATAGACATAATGCTAAATCAACTCATAAAAGAAAATTAGGTCACCGTCAACCTTACACAAGAGTTAAAATTTTGGAAATCAAGGGGTAA
- a CDS encoding TMEM164 family acyltransferase, translating into MLFDKVHWTYIILTFVCTILLLAAGYYIKKKEHKNIFLGFFAWGTFLIHISTLWVDFFINNPVVIQRHSSILITVYFCNLCMFALLFCSMFKNKEGRLFKHFATFVAWGGTIGSLITTFYPDFYMDYPTIDWGTMKSMMSHTFMLIGCLYLFVGKYIKLRVSNLISFFYGLVAVLIIGLALDGILKYTGKKYGLHVTDESPMYIYKGPIPDVKWLTGPVIALFMMVLIFIIASIYEAFLPKEERWYNKIKAFVKTCKEKREAKKLKVLAQNNETLYENKVEEEVNQNQE; encoded by the coding sequence ATGCTTTTTGATAAAGTTCACTGAACATATATTATTCTGACTTTTGTTTGTACTATCCTTTTACTAGCGGCTGGATATTACATTAAAAAGAAAGAACATAAAAACATTTTTTTAGGTTTCTTTGCATGAGGAACTTTTCTTATCCACATAAGCACACTTTGAGTTGACTTCTTTATAAACAATCCAGTTGTTATTCAAAGACACTCTTCAATTTTAATTACAGTTTATTTTTGTAACCTTTGTATGTTTGCCTTGCTATTTTGTTCAATGTTTAAAAACAAAGAAGGCAGATTATTCAAACATTTTGCAACATTCGTTGCTTGAGGTGGAACAATTGGTTCATTAATAACTACATTTTATCCAGACTTTTACATGGATTATCCAACAATTGACTGAGGAACAATGAAATCAATGATGTCACATACATTTATGTTAATTGGATGTTTATATTTATTTGTTGGAAAATACATCAAATTAAGAGTTTCAAATTTAATTTCATTTTTCTATGGTTTAGTAGCGGTTCTAATAATTGGACTTGCTCTTGATGGAATTTTAAAATACACAGGCAAAAAATATGGACTTCATGTAACGGATGAATCACCAATGTATATTTATAAAGGGCCAATTCCAGATGTTAAATGGTTAACTGGCCCTGTGATTGCTCTGTTTATGATGGTATTAATCTTCATTATTGCTTCTATCTATGAAGCGTTCTTGCCAAAAGAAGAAAGATGGTATAACAAAATCAAAGCATTTGTTAAAACATGCAAGGAAAAAAGAGAAGCTAAAAAGCTAAAAGTTTTAGCTCAAAATAATGAAACTTTATATGAAAATAAAGTTGAAGAAGAAGTTAATCAAAACCAAGAATAA
- a CDS encoding cytidine deaminase, which translates to MNKQELKEKLKYSFCPYSKVQVAACAIYENGKEFYGVNCENPAFPSGLCAERSALFGSVVTGIEIGKFKEIHIISNSNRILYPCAACLQVITQFLKRDGKIFIYSNDLKLEESHTIKEFVPFQVREDDIKF; encoded by the coding sequence ATGAATAAACAAGAATTAAAAGAAAAATTAAAATATTCATTTTGTCCTTACTCAAAAGTACAAGTTGCTGCTTGTGCAATTTATGAAAATGGTAAAGAATTTTATGGTGTAAACTGTGAAAATCCTGCTTTTCCTTCAGGACTTTGTGCTGAAAGAAGTGCATTATTTGGCTCAGTTGTAACCGGCATAGAAATTGGTAAATTTAAAGAAATTCATATAATAAGTAATTCAAATAGAATCTTATATCCATGTGCAGCTTGTTTACAAGTAATCACACAATTTTTAAAAAGAGATGGCAAAATTTTTATTTATTCTAATGATCTAAAATTAGAAGAATCACATACTATAAAAGAATTTGTACCTTTTCAAGTAAGAGAAGATGACATTAAATTTTAA
- the rpsP gene encoding 30S ribosomal protein S16, which translates to MVKLRLKRTGKKFYATYKVVAADARSPRDGRFIDELGYYDPNTKKLNLNYELVTKYLDEGAKPTETVRTLLKKDNFYAKYVSSKNSK; encoded by the coding sequence ATGGTTAAATTAAGATTAAAAAGAACTGGTAAAAAGTTCTATGCTACTTATAAAGTTGTAGCAGCTGATGCAAGAAGCCCAAGAGATGGAAGATTCATCGATGAACTTGGTTACTATGATCCAAATACTAAAAAACTTAATCTAAATTATGAACTAGTAACAAAATATCTAGATGAAGGTGCAAAACCTACAGAAACTGTAAGAACTTTACTTAAAAAAGACAATTTCTACGCTAAATACGTAAGCAGTAAAAATAGTAAATAA
- the trmD gene encoding tRNA (guanosine(37)-N1)-methyltransferase TrmD: MKINILSLFPKYFEAFKSQSMIAKAIKLGHLEIEIIDFRKFSKEKHHKVDDTVYGGGDGMLLQVEPIDLALESVKNSYKVLLSPQGKVFDQKMAHELANKKEITLVCGHYEGFDERVLNFVDAEISIGDFILTGGEIAAMAISEAIARLVPGVIRKGSHQNESFEGDGLLDYPQYTKPVDYKGLKVPEVLLSGDHKKIEEWRKKASEEKTRKNRPDIIERIKHNEN; the protein is encoded by the coding sequence ATGAAAATTAACATTCTTAGTTTATTCCCAAAGTATTTTGAAGCTTTCAAAAGTCAAAGTATGATTGCAAAAGCAATTAAACTTGGACATCTTGAAATAGAAATTATTGATTTTCGTAAGTTTTCAAAAGAAAAACATCACAAAGTTGATGATACAGTTTATGGTGGCGGAGATGGTATGCTTTTACAAGTTGAGCCAATTGATCTTGCCCTTGAATCAGTTAAAAATAGTTATAAAGTTTTACTAAGTCCACAAGGAAAAGTTTTTGATCAAAAAATGGCTCATGAACTAGCAAATAAAAAAGAAATTACTCTAGTTTGTGGACATTATGAAGGTTTTGATGAAAGAGTATTAAACTTTGTTGACGCAGAAATTTCTATTGGAGATTTTATTTTAACTGGTGGAGAAATTGCTGCAATGGCTATTTCAGAAGCAATAGCAAGATTAGTGCCTGGTGTTATTAGAAAAGGTTCACATCAAAACGAAAGTTTTGAAGGAGATGGACTTTTGGACTATCCCCAATATACTAAACCTGTTGATTATAAAGGACTTAAGGTACCTGAAGTACTTTTAAGCGGAGACCATAAAAAAATTGAAGAATGAAGAAAAAAAGCAAGTGAAGAAAAAACTAGGAAAAATAGACCTGATATTATTGAAAGGATAAAACATAATGAGAACTAA
- the rplS gene encoding 50S ribosomal protein L19, translated as MRTKLLELVEKDQIRSDLPEIKEGYNVKVHVRIKEGNKERIQIFEGLVIAAYGTGINKSITVRKDSYGVGVERIFKINSPLISNIEVTRKNKVRRAKLYYMRDLKGKSARLKEIKK; from the coding sequence ATGAGAACTAAATTATTAGAACTTGTAGAAAAAGACCAAATTAGAAGTGACCTTCCTGAAATTAAAGAAGGATACAACGTTAAAGTTCACGTTCGTATTAAAGAAGGAAACAAAGAAAGAATTCAAATTTTTGAAGGTTTGGTTATCGCAGCTTACGGCACAGGAATTAACAAATCAATTACAGTTAGAAAAGATTCTTATGGAGTTGGAGTTGAAAGAATTTTTAAAATTAATTCACCTTTAATTTCAAACATTGAAGTTACTAGAAAAAATAAAGTTAGAAGAGCTAAACTTTACTACATGAGAGACCTTAAAGGTAAATCAGCAAGACTTAAAGAAATTAAAAAATAG
- a CDS encoding deoxynucleoside kinase — MIISISGMIGAGKSCFAERLHKHYTTSEILHEFDEEDEVFNTYLNWFYEKKENVEISFQSYMVENYATKFSQKLEEFHKLKKDLKKDHIFLDRLPLELYIFARLSLKNKNKKYLEGYKALFEEVLSKIALPDFAIFLNISFDTFKKRIFERGRESEVNNFEANEDYFKELHKIYLETFKEFATKVNLKYLVIDVDDKNPKEILKEAIDVIESLNSSTVQEFAR; from the coding sequence ATGATAATAAGTATTAGCGGTATGATAGGTGCAGGCAAAAGTTGTTTTGCCGAAAGACTGCATAAACACTACACAACGTCAGAAATATTGCACGAATTTGATGAAGAAGATGAAGTTTTCAACACTTACTTAAACTGATTTTATGAAAAGAAGGAAAATGTTGAAATTAGTTTTCAATCATATATGGTAGAAAACTATGCAACTAAATTTAGTCAAAAGCTTGAAGAATTTCATAAATTAAAAAAAGATCTTAAAAAAGATCACATATTTCTTGATCGTTTACCACTTGAACTTTACATTTTTGCAAGATTAAGCCTTAAAAATAAAAATAAAAAATATTTAGAAGGTTATAAAGCCTTGTTTGAAGAAGTGTTGTCAAAAATCGCCCTTCCTGACTTTGCTATTTTCTTAAATATTTCTTTTGATACTTTCAAAAAGAGAATTTTTGAAAGAGGAAGAGAAAGTGAAGTTAATAACTTTGAAGCGAATGAAGATTATTTCAAAGAACTTCACAAAATTTATTTAGAAACTTTTAAAGAATTTGCTACTAAAGTAAATTTAAAATATCTAGTAATTGATGTAGATGATAAGAACCCGAAAGAGATTCTTAAAGAAGCAATTGACGTCATTGAAAGTTTAAATTCTTCAACCGTTCAAGAATTTGCCCGTTAA
- a CDS encoding bifunctional 5,10-methylenetetrahydrofolate dehydrogenase/5,10-methenyltetrahydrofolate cyclohydrolase, giving the protein MFELLDGKNYSEVLKEEIKNNTLKLGQDNLPILGILQVGDEAASNYYVSHKIKVAKELGINALSVKLKSSSKFNEIKEALVNLTKKCSGLIVQLPIATDIKLEKEKVQELLDLIPFEKDIDGLSMFNQNSSYDGKNNFMPATAKGIILLLNKYDINFKNTTIAVVGKSFIVGKPLASYFSTFKENKVFTYEKGTSKDTIKNAKIVIVATGERNSVTYDMLQNNVVLVDVGIHRINGKIYGDLDFDKCKEKASFITPVPGGVGPMTVISLILNLIKSYILQNPKKGEYYKEIIKYL; this is encoded by the coding sequence ATGTTTGAACTTTTAGACGGAAAGAATTATTCTGAAGTCTTGAAAGAAGAAATTAAAAATAATACCTTAAAGCTTGGGCAAGATAACTTGCCTATTTTAGGTATTTTGCAAGTTGGCGATGAAGCCGCTTCAAATTATTACGTTTCACATAAAATAAAAGTTGCAAAAGAGCTTGGAATAAACGCACTTAGCGTTAAATTAAAAAGCTCTTCAAAATTCAATGAAATAAAAGAAGCATTAGTTAATTTAACTAAAAAATGCAGTGGATTAATAGTTCAACTTCCAATAGCAACTGATATTAAACTTGAAAAAGAAAAAGTTCAAGAACTTTTAGATTTAATTCCATTTGAAAAAGATATAGATGGACTAAGTATGTTTAATCAAAATTCTTCATATGATGGAAAAAACAATTTCATGCCTGCAACTGCTAAAGGCATTATTTTGTTGCTGAATAAATATGATATAAATTTTAAAAATACTACTATTGCTGTAGTTGGGAAATCTTTTATTGTTGGTAAACCTTTAGCGTCCTATTTTTCAACTTTCAAAGAAAATAAAGTTTTTACTTATGAAAAAGGAACTTCAAAAGATACAATCAAAAATGCAAAAATTGTCATAGTTGCAACTGGCGAGAGAAATTCAGTTACTTATGATATGTTGCAAAACAATGTTGTTTTGGTTGATGTTGGAATTCATAGAATTAATGGAAAAATTTACGGCGATTTAGATTTTGACAAATGCAAAGAGAAGGCAAGCTTTATAACTCCAGTGCCAGGCGGTGTAGGGCCTATGACTGTAATTTCATTGATTTTAAATCTTATAAAATCTTACATTTTGCAAAATCCAAAAAAGGGAGAATATTATAAAGAAATAATTAAATATTTGTAA
- a CDS encoding DUF2188 domain-containing protein, with protein MAIRYVVNHEKGWAVTNANAKKVIKTFKTQLEAIKYANSLADTSSVMVQSTKGSFRKA; from the coding sequence ATGGCAATTCGTTATGTTGTAAATCACGAAAAAGGCTGAGCAGTTACAAATGCAAACGCTAAAAAAGTTATCAAAACTTTTAAAACCCAACTAGAAGCAATCAAATACGCAAATAGTTTAGCTGATACTTCATCAGTAATGGTTCAAAGCACAAAAGGATCATTTAGAAAGGCGTAA
- the smpB gene encoding SsrA-binding protein SmpB: MQKLILKNKFSKSDYEIHSKFECGISLLGWEVKSLRAQNAKIENSFCYISKKMELWLNNLYIAQYMNVKGDSERSRKLLVHKSEILKIKNSLERLNLILIPTSMYWDNNKIKVEIALAKKLKKFDKRQKEKELEAKKKLKQFI; the protein is encoded by the coding sequence ATGCAAAAATTAATTTTAAAAAACAAATTTTCAAAATCAGATTATGAAATACATTCAAAATTTGAATGCGGTATTTCATTACTTGGTTGAGAAGTAAAATCTTTGCGAGCACAAAATGCTAAGATTGAAAATAGTTTTTGCTATATCTCAAAAAAAATGGAACTTTGACTTAATAATTTATATATTGCACAATATATGAATGTAAAAGGCGATAGTGAAAGAAGCAGAAAACTTCTTGTTCATAAAAGTGAAATTTTAAAAATTAAAAACTCACTTGAAAGACTTAATTTAATTCTAATTCCAACTTCAATGTATTGAGATAATAATAAAATAAAAGTTGAAATTGCTCTTGCTAAAAAACTCAAAAAGTTTGATAAACGTCAAAAAGAAAAAGAATTAGAAGCCAAGAAAAAACTAAAACAATTCATTTAA
- the rnr gene encoding ribonuclease R, which yields MNNFRDNKVKKNLKLQKDEVLNFISSNSKVNFIKLAKSLKIPHYLNKELTLIIKELIKDKKIEIDRNDFYQAINFLKQVEAEIAITSKRLGFIDFKNENGEELSAFIPPSLIKNALNKDLLKVDIFSYKGEEGQTLYKAIPLELKKHNQKYIIGKIQRFEHKVFFDPLNEKDKGNYFFVNKAFLKNLKNDDIIRVEVLEPNDAAILIKFDMLVSNLQDPLYPTKSVIASNGVETEFSEEVIEASKKLPKEVSGEEIKQRKNLINLLTVTIDGLDTKDFDDAISCYKLENGNFKLFIHIADVSYYVKENDLIDEEALRRGTSIYLLSKVVPMLPFELSNGICSLNPDVVRNCLTLELEIDKLGNNKDVKIYPSSIKSDYRLTYNEVNDYYDKKIDVPQEISTLLDTSLELSKIIRKRKLEEGYIDFEITETKVIMEGDKVVDIIARSEGISEKLIEDFMVRANETVAKMMEENKFPSIYRVHDAPADEKLGILQGILDFLKMQDLKVPYDKNPKSFSKVVENVKSRRFDEYVKMMLLRTQQKAKYTSDNIGHFGLASKSYSHFTSPIRRYPDLLLHRLIREFIFNKKFDKEKYDLYKEKIEKIAIQNSESENVAVSVERDIVDIKKSEFFTQFVGKTFNAQVTSIEKFGIFFNIEPYQVSTLARFENLGDNIVKINDFLAKGNKTEIKVGSFYNIKIDSVDLEKGKINALLA from the coding sequence ATGAACAATTTTCGAGATAATAAGGTTAAAAAAAATTTAAAGCTTCAAAAAGATGAGGTTTTAAATTTTATTTCATCAAATTCCAAAGTAAACTTTATCAAACTTGCTAAATCATTAAAAATTCCACATTATTTAAACAAAGAATTAACTTTAATAATAAAAGAGTTAATTAAAGACAAAAAAATCGAAATTGATAGAAACGATTTTTATCAAGCAATTAACTTCCTCAAACAAGTTGAAGCTGAAATTGCTATTACTAGCAAAAGACTTGGCTTTATTGACTTTAAAAATGAAAATGGTGAAGAACTTTCAGCTTTTATTCCGCCATCATTAATTAAAAACGCTTTAAATAAAGATTTACTAAAAGTAGATATTTTTTCTTATAAAGGTGAAGAAGGACAAACTTTATACAAAGCAATACCTTTGGAACTTAAAAAACATAATCAAAAATATATAATCGGAAAAATTCAACGTTTTGAACACAAAGTTTTCTTTGACCCTCTTAACGAAAAAGATAAAGGTAATTATTTTTTTGTTAACAAAGCGTTCTTAAAAAACTTAAAAAACGATGACATCATTCGCGTTGAAGTATTAGAACCAAACGATGCTGCAATTTTAATTAAATTTGATATGCTAGTTTCAAACTTACAAGATCCACTTTATCCAACTAAATCAGTAATTGCATCAAACGGAGTTGAAACTGAGTTTAGTGAAGAAGTAATTGAAGCTTCTAAAAAACTTCCAAAAGAAGTAAGTGGCGAAGAAATTAAACAAAGAAAGAATTTAATCAATCTTTTAACAGTAACAATTGATGGACTTGATACAAAAGATTTTGATGATGCTATTTCATGCTATAAACTAGAAAATGGAAACTTTAAACTCTTTATTCATATTGCTGATGTTTCATATTATGTTAAGGAAAACGATTTAATTGACGAAGAAGCTCTAAGAAGAGGAACAAGTATTTACTTACTTTCAAAAGTTGTCCCAATGCTTCCTTTTGAACTTTCAAATGGAATTTGTTCTTTAAATCCCGATGTAGTTAGAAATTGTTTAACATTAGAACTCGAAATTGATAAACTGGGAAATAATAAAGATGTAAAAATTTATCCCTCATCAATTAAATCTGATTACCGTTTAACTTATAATGAAGTTAACGATTATTATGATAAAAAAATAGATGTTCCACAAGAAATTTCAACCTTGCTAGATACTTCATTAGAACTTTCAAAAATAATTCGTAAAAGAAAGCTTGAAGAAGGATATATTGACTTTGAAATAACTGAAACTAAAGTGATTATGGAAGGTGACAAAGTTGTTGACATTATCGCAAGAAGCGAAGGAATTAGCGAAAAACTTATTGAAGATTTCATGGTAAGAGCAAATGAAACAGTAGCCAAAATGATGGAAGAAAACAAATTTCCTTCAATTTATCGTGTTCACGATGCACCAGCAGATGAAAAACTTGGCATTTTACAAGGCATTCTAGATTTTTTAAAAATGCAGGATTTAAAAGTACCATATGATAAAAATCCAAAGAGTTTTTCAAAAGTTGTTGAAAATGTAAAATCAAGAAGATTTGATGAGTATGTTAAAATGATGCTTTTAAGAACTCAACAAAAAGCAAAATATACATCTGATAACATTGGACACTTTGGACTCGCCTCAAAATCTTATTCACATTTTACAAGTCCAATTAGAAGATACCCTGATTTACTTTTACATAGATTAATTCGTGAATTTATCTTTAACAAAAAATTTGATAAAGAGAAATATGACTTATATAAAGAGAAAATTGAGAAAATTGCTATTCAAAATTCTGAATCAGAAAACGTTGCTGTTTCAGTGGAAAGAGATATTGTTGATATCAAAAAATCAGAATTTTTTACTCAATTTGTTGGAAAAACTTTTAATGCTCAAGTAACCTCAATTGAAAAATTTGGAATCTTTTTTAACATTGAACCTTATCAAGTTTCAACCTTAGCAAGGTTTGAAAATTTAGGCGATAATATTGTAAAAATCAATGACTTTCTTGCAAAAGGCAATAAAACTGAAATTAAAGTTGGATCTTTTTATAACATAAAAATAGATTCAGTTGATCTTGAAAAAGGCAAAATAAACGCATTGTTAGCCTAA
- the secG gene encoding preprotein translocase subunit SecG encodes MTGGAIAIIVILMILGLGIMFLAFLMAPDNNSFSGALVGSGDLDLFKVSKERGIKKVLKYSMLTMGLLLFILSIVLRVVMQHIK; translated from the coding sequence ATGACAGGCGGAGCAATTGCTATAATCGTTATTTTAATGATTCTTGGTCTAGGAATCATGTTTCTTGCCTTTTTAATGGCTCCTGACAACAACAGTTTTAGCGGAGCTTTAGTTGGTAGCGGCGATTTGGATCTTTTCAAAGTTTCAAAAGAAAGAGGCATTAAAAAAGTCCTTAAATATTCAATGCTAACTATGGGACTTTTACTATTTATCTTATCTATTGTTTTAAGAGTCGTAATGCAACATATTAAATAG
- the aspS gene encoding aspartate--tRNA ligase, whose protein sequence is MKKTYNTSLSVKDINKTVELYGWISNKRKFKDQYFIDLRDSSGIIQLVMHGISDPSLTKESCLKVKGIVKRRIEENEQLKTGKIEVHVLQYEILNISNQIPFEISRENTANEDLRLEYRFLDLRQEKMLDNLKLRHKLFLLIRNYFNKAGFIEVETPILSKSTPEGARDYLVPTRRKGKFFALPQSPQLYKQLLMAAGVERYFQIARVFRDEDLRKDRQPEFTQLDIEMSFGGQKELFKLCEKLWKTVLEPLGWKIKTPFPEMDFETAMLRYGNDKPDTRFGFLINDFSKELCQMLVKDYVKVMFFDRDVAEHMQIINETFRKNNGETLLIKTKEELKEFGPEIEEKLLQKAYEEDNLEDPICVFSLANKEENALKSLGAIRTLLNEIFEIADPNQLNFLWIVNWPMFEFDENENKYVSAHHPFTQFERNTLKYLKTGEFEKVRAKSYDLVLNGFELGSGSIRIHDAETQKLMFDVLGISEKEQHDKFSFFLKAFDYGLPPHNGIAFGLERLLMILTNSSSIRDVIAFPKNAKGIDLLSASPSNVSEEQLKEYSIKLIEER, encoded by the coding sequence ATGAAAAAAACATATAATACTAGTCTTTCAGTAAAAGACATTAATAAAACTGTTGAACTTTATGGGTGAATTAGCAATAAAAGAAAATTTAAAGATCAATATTTTATTGATTTACGTGATTCATCAGGAATTATTCAGCTTGTAATGCACGGAATTTCTGATCCATCTTTAACTAAAGAAAGTTGCCTTAAAGTTAAGGGTATAGTAAAAAGAAGAATTGAAGAAAACGAACAACTAAAAACTGGAAAAATTGAAGTTCATGTTTTACAATATGAAATTTTAAACATATCAAATCAAATTCCATTTGAAATCAGCCGAGAAAATACAGCAAATGAAGATTTAAGACTTGAATATCGTTTTCTAGACTTGCGTCAAGAAAAGATGTTAGATAATCTTAAGCTTCGTCACAAACTTTTCCTTTTAATAAGAAATTATTTTAATAAAGCAGGATTTATTGAAGTTGAAACTCCAATTCTTTCAAAATCAACTCCCGAAGGTGCACGTGATTATTTAGTTCCGACAAGAAGAAAAGGAAAATTCTTTGCTCTTCCACAATCACCTCAACTTTACAAACAGCTTTTAATGGCGGCCGGTGTTGAAAGATATTTCCAAATCGCCCGCGTTTTTAGGGATGAAGATTTAAGAAAAGATAGACAACCTGAATTTACTCAACTTGATATTGAGATGTCATTTGGAGGTCAAAAAGAATTATTTAAGCTTTGTGAAAAACTTTGAAAAACAGTTTTAGAACCACTTGGATGAAAAATAAAAACTCCTTTTCCAGAAATGGATTTTGAAACTGCAATGTTACGTTACGGAAATGACAAACCTGATACTCGTTTTGGCTTCTTAATTAATGATTTTTCTAAAGAATTATGCCAAATGTTAGTTAAAGATTATGTAAAAGTTATGTTTTTTGATAGAGATGTTGCAGAACATATGCAAATAATTAATGAAACATTTAGAAAAAACAACGGTGAAACTTTATTAATCAAAACTAAAGAAGAACTAAAAGAATTTGGACCTGAAATTGAAGAAAAACTTTTACAAAAAGCATATGAAGAAGATAATCTTGAAGATCCAATTTGCGTCTTTTCTTTAGCAAACAAAGAAGAAAATGCTTTAAAATCATTAGGAGCAATTAGAACACTTTTAAATGAAATTTTTGAAATTGCTGATCCAAATCAATTAAACTTTTTATGGATTGTAAATTGACCAATGTTTGAATTTGATGAAAATGAAAATAAATATGTTTCAGCTCACCATCCATTTACTCAATTTGAAAGAAACACGCTTAAATATTTAAAAACAGGTGAATTTGAAAAAGTTCGTGCCAAATCTTATGATTTAGTATTAAACGGCTTTGAACTTGGTTCAGGCTCAATTAGAATACATGATGCTGAAACTCAAAAACTTATGTTTGATGTGCTTGGGATTAGTGAAAAAGAACAACATGATAAATTTTCATTCTTTTTAAAAGCATTTGATTATGGTCTTCCACCACATAACGGAATTGCATTTGGGCTTGAAAGACTGCTTATGATTTTAACGAATTCTTCATCAATTCGTGATGTAATTGCATTTCCAAAAAATGCTAAAGGAATTGACTTGCTTTCAGCATCACCTTCAAATGTAAGCGAAGAACAATTAAAAGAATACTCAATCAAACTAATTGAAGAAAGATAA
- the hisS gene encoding histidine--tRNA ligase translates to MFNKLKGTKDYYGLDAKILNYIKEKFFAIAKSFDFEFIDTPIIEEKSLFVRSVGETSDIVTKEMYTFKDNGGRDVALRPEATASVIRAFVENKINNLEDSKFYYFGPMFRYERPQKGRSRQFVQGGAELICKKSPLSNFEIIQMAYEFIKSLQINDFVLEINSLGSFESRNKYINVLKKYFEKYSDKLSEISKQRLEKNVLRILDDKEEIQKDFVKDAPKLFEFLTEQEKNEFNELTNLLNKFNIKYSINKNLVRGLDYYNDIVFEFVSTSPALGSQSTILAGGRYDGMIKSFEGPNLDSIGFAFGDARLIEIIKWQIDKYDELNDSLDILIAYLNEEEKDEILKITNLLRKKYRVKLLFEKVSTKELFKKFYKFNPKYLVFKELNSKENEIKIKTKENEVTLVLKDLKDFEKAIKKLE, encoded by the coding sequence ATGTTTAATAAGTTAAAAGGAACAAAAGATTACTATGGACTTGATGCAAAAATTCTAAACTATATTAAAGAAAAGTTTTTTGCGATTGCAAAAAGCTTTGATTTTGAATTTATCGACACTCCAATTATTGAAGAAAAATCTCTTTTTGTCCGTTCAGTTGGTGAAACTAGTGACATTGTTACTAAAGAAATGTATACCTTTAAAGATAATGGCGGAAGAGATGTAGCACTTCGTCCTGAAGCAACTGCTTCTGTTATTAGAGCATTTGTTGAAAATAAAATTAATAACTTAGAAGATAGCAAATTTTATTATTTTGGTCCTATGTTTAGATATGAGCGTCCACAAAAAGGTCGTTCAAGACAATTTGTTCAAGGCGGAGCGGAACTTATTTGCAAAAAATCTCCACTTTCAAATTTTGAAATAATTCAAATGGCATATGAATTTATAAAATCACTTCAAATTAATGATTTTGTTCTGGAAATTAATAGTTTAGGCTCATTTGAAAGCAGAAATAAATACATAAATGTACTTAAAAAATATTTTGAAAAATATAGCGATAAATTATCAGAAATTTCAAAGCAAAGACTTGAAAAAAACGTTTTAAGAATCCTAGATGATAAAGAAGAAATTCAAAAAGACTTTGTAAAAGATGCTCCAAAACTTTTTGAATTTCTAACTGAACAAGAAAAAAACGAGTTCAATGAATTAACAAATTTACTAAATAAATTTAATATCAAATACTCAATTAATAAAAATTTAGTTAGAGGATTAGATTATTATAATGATATTGTTTTTGAATTTGTATCTACATCACCTGCACTTGGCTCACAATCAACTATTTTAGCTGGCGGCCGTTATGATGGAATGATTAAAAGTTTTGAAGGCCCAAACTTAGATTCAATTGGTTTTGCTTTTGGCGACGCAAGATTAATTGAAATAATCAAATGACAAATTGACAAATATGATGAATTAAATGATTCTCTTGACATTCTAATTGCTTATTTGAATGAAGAAGAAAAAGATGAAATTTTAAAAATTACCAATCTTTTACGTAAAAAATATCGTGTTAAATTACTTTTTGAAAAAGTAAGCACAAAAGAACTTTTCAAAAAGTTTTATAAATTCAATCCAAAATACTTAGTTTTTAAAGAATTAAATTCTAAAGAAAATGAAATAAAAATAAAAACAAAAGAAAATGAAGTCACTTTAGTTTTAAAAGACTTAAAAGATTTTGAAAAAGCGATTAAAAAATTGGAGTAA